Proteins encoded together in one Streptomyces sp. NBC_01216 window:
- a CDS encoding cytidine deaminase: protein MTLSSDHGDLGTEDLKIITLARSARARNGVPEGAAVRDETGRTYVAGTVALESLRLSALQTAVAMAVASGARSLEAAAVVSDADAASDADRAAVRDLGGPRTPVLLAGPDGTLRAAVTAG, encoded by the coding sequence ATGACACTCAGCAGCGACCACGGTGACCTCGGCACCGAGGACCTCAAGATCATCACGCTGGCGCGCAGCGCCCGCGCCCGCAACGGTGTGCCCGAGGGGGCGGCGGTACGGGACGAGACCGGCCGCACCTATGTGGCGGGGACCGTGGCCCTGGAATCGCTCCGGCTCAGCGCACTCCAGACCGCGGTCGCGATGGCCGTGGCCAGTGGCGCCCGGTCGTTGGAGGCCGCGGCCGTCGTCTCGGACGCCGACGCCGCCTCGGACGCGGACCGGGCGGCCGTCCGGGACCTCGGCGGCCCGCGGACCCCGGTGCTGCTCGCCGGTCCCGACGGCACGCTGCGCGCGGCGGTCACCGCGGGCTGA
- the era gene encoding GTPase Era produces the protein MSARNQDSEAVHRAGFACFVGRPNAGKSTLTNALVGQKVAITSNRPQTTRHTVRGIVHRPDAQLILVDTPGLHKPRTLLGERLNDVVRTTWAEVDVIGFCLPADQKLGPGDRFIAKELAGIKKTPKVAIVTKTDLVDSKTLAEQLIAIDRLGKELGFEWQQIVPVSAVGNQQVELVADLLIPLLPESPPLYPEGDLTDEPEQVMVAELIREAALEGVRDELPHSIAVVVEEMIPREDRPADKPLLDIHANVYIERPSQKGIIIGPKGKRLKEVGMKSRKHIEALLGTPVFLDLHVKVAKDWQRDPKQLRKLGF, from the coding sequence ATGAGCGCTCGTAACCAAGATTCCGAAGCCGTCCACCGGGCCGGCTTCGCCTGCTTCGTCGGCCGCCCCAACGCGGGCAAGTCCACTCTCACGAACGCTCTGGTCGGCCAGAAGGTGGCGATCACCTCCAACCGGCCGCAGACCACCCGGCACACTGTCCGGGGCATCGTGCACCGCCCGGACGCGCAGCTGATCCTGGTCGACACGCCCGGCCTCCACAAGCCGCGGACCCTGCTCGGCGAGCGGCTCAACGACGTGGTGCGCACCACCTGGGCCGAGGTCGACGTGATCGGCTTCTGCCTGCCCGCCGACCAGAAGCTCGGTCCGGGCGACCGCTTCATCGCCAAGGAACTCGCCGGGATCAAGAAGACCCCGAAGGTCGCGATCGTCACGAAGACCGACCTGGTCGACTCCAAGACGCTCGCCGAGCAGCTCATCGCCATCGACCGGCTCGGCAAGGAGCTGGGCTTCGAGTGGCAGCAGATCGTCCCGGTCTCGGCCGTCGGCAATCAGCAGGTCGAGCTGGTCGCCGATCTGCTGATCCCGCTGCTACCGGAGTCCCCGCCGCTCTATCCGGAGGGCGACCTCACGGACGAACCGGAGCAGGTCATGGTGGCCGAGCTGATCCGCGAGGCCGCGCTGGAGGGCGTCCGCGACGAGCTGCCGCACTCGATCGCCGTGGTCGTCGAAGAGATGATCCCGCGCGAGGACCGGCCCGCCGACAAGCCGCTGCTCGACATCCACGCCAACGTCTACATCGAGCGCCCCAGCCAGAAGGGCATCATCATCGGCCCCAAGGGCAAGCGACTGAAGGAGGTCGGCATGAAGTCCCGCAAGCACATCGAGGCGCTTCTCGGGACGCCGGTCTTCCTGGACCTGCACGTCAAGGTCGCCAAGGACTGGCAGCGCGACCCCAAGCAGCTGCGGAAGCTCGGCTTCTAG
- a CDS encoding M4 family metallopeptidase, which yields MTSPTHRLPGHPVFCTIVPPHLLEHLARSGNPAVAAAARRTLVADAAARTARTVPSGATGTAAGPPEPARPRRTVYDARQGTDLPGTEVRAEGQEATGDATVNRAYAGLGATFDLFLKAFGRDSIDGVGLPLRATVHYDRDYANAFWNGEQMVFGDGDDEIFLDFTLPVDVIGHELAHGFTQYTADLEYFSQSGALNESVSDVFGSLVKQYTLGQTADQADWLIGQGLFHPDVEGTALRSMKAPGTAYDDDVLGKDPQPGHMDDYVRTGRDNGGVHINSGIPNHAFYLAATELGGKAWERAGQVWYDVMTGGTLRPETRFSEFAAATCAAARARYGDGKEIQAVLKAWSAVGVPTD from the coding sequence ATGACCTCCCCCACGCACCGCCTTCCGGGCCACCCCGTCTTCTGCACGATCGTGCCGCCGCACCTCCTGGAACACCTGGCGCGGTCCGGCAATCCGGCGGTCGCGGCCGCCGCCCGGCGCACCCTGGTCGCCGACGCGGCGGCCCGTACGGCGCGCACGGTGCCTTCCGGCGCCACCGGGACGGCCGCCGGGCCGCCGGAGCCCGCCCGCCCTCGCCGCACCGTGTACGACGCCCGGCAAGGCACCGACCTGCCCGGCACCGAGGTGCGGGCCGAAGGCCAGGAGGCCACCGGCGACGCCACCGTGAACCGCGCGTACGCGGGGCTCGGCGCCACCTTCGACCTCTTCCTGAAGGCCTTCGGCCGCGACTCGATCGACGGCGTGGGCCTCCCGTTGCGCGCGACCGTCCACTACGACCGGGACTACGCCAACGCCTTCTGGAACGGCGAGCAGATGGTCTTCGGGGACGGCGACGACGAGATCTTCCTCGACTTCACCCTTCCGGTGGACGTCATCGGTCACGAACTGGCGCACGGCTTCACCCAGTACACCGCCGACCTGGAGTACTTCAGCCAGTCCGGCGCGCTCAACGAATCCGTCTCGGACGTGTTCGGCTCGCTGGTGAAGCAGTACACCCTGGGCCAGACCGCGGACCAGGCGGACTGGCTGATCGGCCAGGGCCTGTTCCACCCGGACGTGGAGGGGACCGCCCTGCGGTCGATGAAGGCCCCGGGGACGGCCTACGACGACGACGTCCTCGGCAAGGACCCCCAGCCGGGTCACATGGACGACTACGTCCGCACCGGCCGCGACAACGGCGGGGTGCACATCAACTCCGGCATCCCGAACCACGCCTTCTACCTGGCGGCGACCGAGCTCGGCGGGAAGGCGTGGGAGCGGGCGGGACAGGTCTGGTACGACGTGATGACCGGCGGCACCCTGCGGCCCGAGACGCGGTTCTCCGAGTTCGCCGCCGCGACCTGCGCCGCGGCACGGGCCCGCTACGGCGACGGGAAGGAGATCCAGGCCGTGCTGAAGGCATGGTCCGCGGTCGGTGTCCCCACGGACTGA
- a CDS encoding hemolysin family protein: MDASLILGAVALVVVAWLAACAEAGLARVSTFRAAEAVRSGRRGAEKLAQVSADPTRYLNMALLVRVSCEMAAGVLVTYACLEAFPETWEALLVAIVVMVLVSYVAVGVSPRTIGRQHPLNTATVAAYVLLPLARIMGPIPQLLILIGNALTPGKGFRKGPFASEAELRAMVDLAEQESLIEDEERRMVHSVFELGDTLVREVMVPRTDLVCIERYKTIRQALTLALRSGFSRIPVTGENEDDIVGIVYLKDLARKTHINRDAEADLVSTAMRSAAFVPDTKNAGDLLREMQQERNHVAVVIDEYGGTAGIVTIEDILEEIVGEITDEYDRELPPVQDLGEDRYRVTARLDIGDLGELYGLGPDEYDDEDVETVGGLLAKALGRVPIAGASSVVELPDGRSLRMTAESPAGRRNKIVTVLVEPEPEGEPE; the protein is encoded by the coding sequence ATGGACGCATCGCTGATCCTCGGCGCCGTCGCCCTCGTCGTCGTGGCCTGGCTCGCCGCCTGCGCCGAGGCCGGACTCGCCCGCGTCTCCACCTTCCGCGCCGCCGAGGCCGTCCGGTCGGGGCGGCGCGGGGCCGAGAAACTGGCCCAGGTCTCCGCCGACCCCACCCGCTATCTCAACATGGCGCTGCTCGTGCGCGTCTCCTGCGAGATGGCGGCCGGAGTCCTCGTCACGTACGCGTGCCTGGAGGCGTTTCCCGAGACCTGGGAGGCGCTCCTCGTCGCGATCGTGGTGATGGTGCTCGTCAGCTACGTCGCCGTCGGCGTCTCGCCGCGCACCATCGGCCGCCAGCACCCCCTGAACACGGCGACCGTCGCCGCCTACGTCCTGCTGCCCCTGGCCAGGATCATGGGCCCGATCCCGCAGCTCCTCATCCTCATCGGCAACGCGCTCACGCCCGGCAAGGGCTTCCGCAAGGGCCCTTTCGCCTCGGAGGCCGAACTGCGCGCGATGGTCGACCTGGCCGAACAGGAGTCCCTGATCGAGGACGAGGAGCGCCGCATGGTGCACTCCGTCTTCGAGCTCGGCGACACCCTGGTCCGCGAGGTCATGGTGCCCCGCACCGACCTGGTCTGCATCGAGCGGTACAAGACGATCCGTCAGGCGCTCACTCTGGCACTGCGGTCCGGCTTCTCCCGGATCCCGGTCACCGGTGAGAACGAGGACGACATCGTCGGCATCGTCTACCTGAAGGACCTGGCACGCAAGACCCACATCAACCGGGACGCCGAGGCGGACCTCGTCTCCACGGCGATGCGGTCGGCTGCCTTCGTCCCGGACACCAAGAACGCGGGCGATCTGCTGCGCGAGATGCAGCAGGAGCGCAACCACGTCGCCGTCGTCATCGACGAATACGGCGGCACGGCCGGGATCGTCACCATCGAGGACATCCTGGAGGAGATCGTCGGCGAGATCACCGACGAGTACGACCGCGAGCTCCCGCCCGTCCAGGACCTGGGCGAGGACCGCTACCGGGTCACCGCCCGGCTCGACATCGGAGACCTCGGCGAGCTGTACGGCCTGGGCCCGGACGAGTACGACGACGAGGACGTGGAGACCGTCGGGGGCCTGCTCGCCAAGGCGCTCGGCCGCGTGCCGATCGCCGGTGCCTCCTCCGTCGTGGAGCTGCCGGACGGCCGCTCGCTGCGCATGACGGCAGAGTCCCCCGCCGGCCGCCGCAACAAGATCGTGACGGTGCTCGTGGAACCCGAACCGGAGGGAGAACCGGAATGA
- a CDS encoding beta-xylosidase has protein sequence MALFRTLPRRRRRTAVLGVAVLATAAVTALAGPAGAVTTASQAVDFPTHCVPPPIAGIPPIDGTTTARITVDKPTPKVGDTVTVTYEVTKPAASNPVDLALPADIMTPSGKVALGGAQSGAVTVVGPKKNDPVPGKGAFPPFSMTGTFTVTAPGAITLSPGDYNIHTSYLMELDTPCTVTDPPAPVSETVTASPQPGANERNISLGSASGAPGVQVTVTGAKFTPLAEVTVAGRSGAAETTDRMTVTTDSQGGFTARLTVGDKATTGVVAYEGTAWDPEKGAGPVAYTVVDDTPQPPGSQKLTAAVRAGELSMTQAGDAVELSSVDFGQGGAATGDLKTVTVKDFRGGPAGWSLTGKVTDFTGPGGSIDAGRLGWTPVCATKAGSPSTCAPGSAGTVGSGGATLASTPNGTVTGGEFTVDATVSLDVPAFTAPGTYAGVLTLTLS, from the coding sequence ATGGCACTGTTCCGAACCTTGCCGCGAAGACGGCGCCGGACGGCCGTCCTCGGCGTCGCCGTCCTCGCGACCGCCGCCGTCACCGCACTGGCCGGCCCGGCCGGCGCGGTGACGACCGCGTCGCAGGCCGTGGACTTCCCCACGCACTGCGTTCCGCCGCCGATCGCGGGCATCCCGCCCATCGACGGCACCACGACGGCACGGATCACCGTGGACAAACCCACACCCAAGGTCGGCGACACGGTCACCGTCACCTACGAGGTCACCAAGCCGGCCGCCTCCAACCCGGTCGACCTGGCCCTGCCCGCCGACATCATGACGCCGAGCGGCAAGGTCGCCCTCGGTGGCGCCCAGTCGGGCGCGGTCACCGTCGTCGGGCCCAAGAAGAACGATCCGGTCCCGGGCAAGGGCGCCTTCCCGCCGTTCTCGATGACCGGCACGTTCACGGTCACCGCGCCCGGTGCGATCACCCTGTCGCCCGGCGACTACAACATCCACACCAGCTACCTGATGGAGCTGGACACCCCGTGCACGGTCACCGACCCGCCCGCACCGGTCTCCGAGACCGTCACGGCGAGCCCGCAGCCGGGCGCCAACGAGCGGAACATCTCGCTCGGCTCGGCCTCCGGCGCACCGGGCGTCCAGGTCACCGTCACCGGCGCGAAGTTCACCCCGCTCGCCGAGGTGACCGTCGCCGGCCGCTCCGGCGCCGCGGAGACCACGGACCGGATGACCGTCACGACCGACAGTCAGGGAGGATTCACCGCACGCCTCACGGTAGGCGACAAGGCGACCACCGGTGTCGTGGCGTACGAGGGCACGGCCTGGGACCCGGAGAAGGGCGCCGGACCGGTCGCGTACACCGTCGTCGACGACACCCCGCAGCCGCCCGGCAGCCAGAAGCTGACGGCGGCCGTCCGAGCGGGCGAACTGTCCATGACCCAGGCCGGGGACGCGGTGGAGCTGTCGTCCGTCGACTTCGGACAGGGCGGCGCGGCGACCGGCGACCTGAAGACGGTGACGGTGAAGGACTTCCGCGGCGGCCCCGCGGGCTGGTCCCTGACCGGCAAGGTCACCGACTTCACCGGACCCGGCGGCTCCATCGACGCGGGCCGGCTCGGCTGGACGCCCGTCTGCGCGACCAAGGCGGGCAGCCCCAGCACCTGCGCCCCCGGCTCGGCCGGGACCGTGGGCAGCGGCGGGGCGACCCTCGCCTCGACCCCGAACGGCACCGTCACCGGCGGCGAGTTCACCGTCGACGCCACGGTCTCCCTCGATGTCCCGGCGTTCACCGCTCCGGGCACGTACGCGGGCGTCCTCACGCTGACCCTGAGCTGA
- a CDS encoding FAD-dependent oxidoreductase: protein MPRPLRVAIVGAGPAGIYAADALLKSEAAAEPGVSIDLFERMPAPFGLIRYGVAPDHPRIKGIVTALHQVLDKPQVRLFGNVDYGTDVHLDDLRAFYDAVVFSTGAMADRTLRIPGVELDGSYGAADFASWYDGHPDVPRTWPLEAEKVAVLGVGNVALDIARILAKTADELLPTEIPPNVQAGLRANKAVEIHVFGRRGPAQAKFSPMELRELDHSPNIEVIVNPEDIDYDEGSIAERRKNKQTDMVAKTLENWAIRDVGERPHKLFLHFFESPVEILGADGRVVGLRTERTELDGTGNVTGTGTTTDWDVQAVYRAVGYLSDELPKLPWDTASGTVPDEGGRVVEEGGAPMPSTYVTGWIRRGPVGLIGHTKGDANETVGNLLDDFANGRLLTPENPETDAVVAFLEGRGVTYTTWEGWYALDAAEKALGEAEGRERVKIVEREDMLRASDAVTPR, encoded by the coding sequence ATGCCCCGCCCCCTCCGGGTCGCGATCGTCGGCGCCGGCCCCGCCGGGATCTACGCCGCTGACGCGCTGCTGAAGTCCGAGGCCGCCGCCGAGCCGGGCGTGTCCATCGACCTCTTCGAGCGGATGCCGGCGCCGTTCGGTCTGATCCGTTACGGCGTCGCCCCCGACCACCCCCGGATCAAGGGCATCGTCACCGCGCTGCACCAGGTGCTCGACAAGCCCCAGGTGCGACTCTTCGGCAACGTCGACTACGGCACCGACGTCCACCTGGACGACCTGCGAGCCTTCTACGACGCCGTCGTCTTCTCCACCGGCGCCATGGCCGACCGTACGCTGCGGATCCCAGGCGTCGAGCTCGACGGCTCGTACGGCGCGGCCGACTTCGCCTCCTGGTACGACGGACACCCGGACGTGCCGCGCACCTGGCCGCTGGAGGCCGAGAAGGTCGCCGTGCTCGGCGTCGGCAACGTGGCCCTCGACATCGCCCGCATCCTCGCCAAGACCGCGGACGAGCTGCTGCCGACCGAGATCCCGCCGAACGTCCAGGCCGGCCTGCGGGCGAACAAGGCGGTCGAGATCCACGTCTTCGGACGCCGCGGCCCCGCTCAGGCGAAGTTCAGCCCCATGGAACTGCGCGAGCTGGACCACTCGCCGAACATCGAGGTCATCGTCAACCCCGAGGACATCGACTACGACGAGGGCTCGATCGCCGAGCGCCGCAAGAACAAGCAGACCGACATGGTCGCCAAGACCCTGGAGAACTGGGCGATCCGCGACGTCGGCGAGCGCCCGCACAAGCTCTTCCTGCACTTCTTCGAGTCCCCCGTCGAGATCCTCGGCGCGGACGGCAGGGTCGTCGGCCTGCGCACCGAGCGCACCGAGCTCGACGGCACGGGCAACGTCACCGGCACGGGCACCACGACCGACTGGGACGTCCAGGCTGTCTACCGGGCCGTCGGCTACCTCTCCGACGAACTGCCCAAGCTCCCCTGGGACACCGCCTCCGGAACCGTCCCGGACGAGGGCGGCCGGGTCGTCGAGGAGGGCGGCGCGCCCATGCCGTCCACCTACGTGACCGGCTGGATCCGGCGCGGCCCGGTCGGCCTCATCGGCCACACCAAGGGCGACGCCAACGAGACGGTGGGCAACCTGCTCGACGACTTCGCGAACGGCAGGCTGCTCACCCCGGAGAACCCGGAGACCGACGCCGTCGTGGCGTTCCTGGAAGGCCGGGGCGTCACGTACACCACGTGGGAGGGCTGGTACGCCCTGGACGCCGCAGAGAAGGCGCTGGGCGAGGCGGAGGGGCGCGAGCGGGTGAAGATCGTCGAGCGCGAGGACATGCTGCGCGCGAGCGACGCGGTCACCCCGCGGTAG
- the leuA gene encoding 2-isopropylmalate synthase: protein MSQPVGRPTPVTNATRTQKPSGMPIHKYGRYEAVHIPDRTWPEQRITKAPRWLSTDLRDGNQALIDPMSPARKREMFDLLVRMGYKEIEVGFPSSGDTDFAFVRSIIEDGAIPDDVTISVLTQAREDLIERTVESLVGAKRATVHLYNATAPTFRRVVFRGSKEQIKQIAVDGTRLVMEYADKLLGDETVFGYQYSPEIFTDTELDFALEVCEAVCDVWQPEEGREIILNLPATVERSTPSTHADRFEWMSRKLTRRAYVCLSVHPHNDRGTAVAAAELAIMAGADRVEGCLFGQGERTGNVDLVTLGMNLFSQGVDPQIDFSQIDEIRRTSEYCNQMEVHPRHPYAGDLVYTAFSGSHQDAIKKGFDAREADAAAAGKTVDEIEWAVPYLPIDPKDVGRSYEAVIRVNSQSGKGGIAYVLKNDHKLDLPRRMQIEFSKIIQQKTDAEGGEVTPAAIWSVFRDEYLPNPDSATDRWGRIQLRSGQTTSDTDGTDTLTVEAVVDGVDTVLTGSGNGPISAFFAALQAIGVDARLLDYQEHTMSEGASAQAASYIECAIDGKVLWGIGIDANTTRASLKAVVSAVNRAAR from the coding sequence ATGTCTCAGCCTGTCGGCCGCCCGACGCCCGTCACCAACGCCACCCGGACGCAGAAGCCGTCCGGTATGCCGATCCACAAGTACGGCCGATACGAAGCCGTGCACATCCCCGATCGCACCTGGCCCGAGCAGCGCATCACCAAGGCCCCCCGCTGGCTCTCCACGGACCTGCGCGACGGCAACCAGGCACTGATCGACCCGATGTCCCCGGCCCGCAAGCGCGAGATGTTCGACCTGCTGGTGCGCATGGGCTACAAGGAGATCGAGGTCGGCTTCCCGTCCTCCGGCGACACCGACTTCGCCTTCGTGCGCTCCATCATCGAAGACGGCGCCATCCCGGACGACGTCACCATCTCGGTACTGACACAGGCTCGCGAGGACCTGATCGAGCGGACCGTGGAGTCCCTGGTCGGAGCCAAGCGCGCCACCGTCCACCTGTACAACGCCACCGCCCCGACCTTCCGTCGGGTCGTCTTCCGCGGCTCGAAGGAGCAGATCAAGCAGATCGCCGTGGACGGCACGAGGCTGGTGATGGAGTACGCGGACAAGCTGCTGGGCGACGAGACCGTCTTCGGCTACCAGTACAGCCCGGAGATCTTCACCGACACGGAGCTGGACTTCGCCCTGGAGGTCTGCGAGGCGGTCTGTGACGTCTGGCAGCCCGAGGAGGGGCGCGAGATCATCCTGAACCTGCCCGCCACCGTGGAGCGCTCGACTCCGTCCACGCACGCGGACCGCTTCGAGTGGATGTCCCGGAAGCTGACCCGTCGCGCGTACGTCTGCCTGTCCGTCCACCCGCACAACGACCGGGGGACGGCGGTGGCCGCCGCCGAGCTGGCGATCATGGCCGGCGCCGACCGTGTCGAGGGCTGCCTGTTCGGCCAGGGTGAGCGCACCGGCAACGTCGACCTGGTGACCCTGGGCATGAACCTGTTCTCCCAGGGCGTCGACCCGCAGATCGACTTCTCGCAGATCGACGAGATCCGTCGCACCTCCGAGTACTGCAACCAGATGGAGGTCCACCCGCGTCACCCCTACGCGGGCGACCTGGTCTACACCGCCTTCTCCGGCTCCCACCAGGACGCCATCAAGAAGGGCTTCGACGCCAGGGAGGCCGACGCCGCCGCGGCGGGCAAGACCGTGGACGAGATCGAGTGGGCGGTGCCCTACCTGCCCATCGACCCGAAGGACGTGGGCCGCTCCTACGAGGCCGTGATCCGGGTCAACTCGCAGTCCGGCAAGGGCGGCATCGCGTACGTCCTGAAGAACGACCACAAGCTGGACCTGCCACGGCGGATGCAGATCGAGTTCTCGAAGATCATCCAGCAGAAGACGGACGCCGAGGGCGGCGAGGTCACGCCGGCCGCGATCTGGTCGGTCTTCCGCGACGAGTACCTGCCCAACCCGGACAGCGCCACCGACCGCTGGGGTCGTATCCAGCTGCGCTCCGGCCAGACCACCTCCGACACGGACGGCACCGACACGCTGACCGTAGAGGCGGTCGTGGACGGCGTCGACACCGTCCTGACGGGCTCCGGGAACGGTCCGATCTCGGCCTTCTTCGCCGCTCTGCAGGCGATCGGCGTGGACGCCCGGCTGCTGGACTACCAGGAGCACACGATGAGCGAGGGCGCCTCCGCGCAGGCCGCCTCGTACATCGAGTGCGCCATCGACGGCAAGGTGCTGTGGGGCATCGGCATCGACGCCAACACCACCCGCGCCTCGCTGAAGGCCGTCGTCTCGGCGGTCAACCGCGCCGCGCGCTGA
- a CDS encoding MmcQ/YjbR family DNA-binding protein — MTPEQLRAFCLGFEDVTEEFPFTPETSVFKVAGKMFALCALDAEPLRVNLKCDPEEAVRLREEYPAVAPGYHMNKRHWNTVTAGELPDRMVRELVEDSYDLVVAGLPKAVRLRLDRP, encoded by the coding sequence ATGACGCCGGAGCAGCTGCGCGCCTTCTGCCTGGGCTTCGAGGACGTGACGGAGGAATTCCCTTTCACCCCGGAGACCTCGGTCTTCAAGGTCGCCGGGAAGATGTTCGCGCTCTGCGCGCTCGACGCGGAGCCGCTGCGGGTCAACCTCAAGTGCGATCCGGAGGAGGCGGTACGGCTCCGGGAGGAGTACCCGGCCGTCGCCCCCGGCTATCACATGAACAAACGCCACTGGAACACGGTGACGGCCGGAGAGCTCCCGGACCGGATGGTCCGGGAGCTCGTCGAGGACTCCTACGACCTGGTCGTCGCAGGTCTCCCGAAGGCCGTCCGGCTCCGCCTCGACCGTCCCTAG
- a CDS encoding TerB family tellurite resistance protein, translating into MQAARGSRRRKLGVCGIRTSWNTVADGEFFCEECGGDRNYRRRTGRRRFTVLGVPVLPRGQAGPVVECAACHTHFGTEVLDHPTTSRFSAMLRDAVHTVALAVLAAGGASSHTAVDTAVAAVRAAGFAECTGTQLTDLVEALEADTGRFLPDVGGGGAALAIELHEALEPLSPHLAASGREAILLQGARIALADGAYSPAERDVLSTVGNALALCADDTARLLASARTLL; encoded by the coding sequence GTGCAGGCTGCCCGAGGCTCACGCAGGAGAAAGCTGGGCGTTTGCGGTATTCGCACTTCCTGGAACACCGTCGCGGACGGCGAGTTCTTCTGCGAGGAGTGCGGTGGTGACCGCAACTACCGCCGTCGCACCGGCCGGCGCCGCTTCACCGTCCTGGGTGTTCCGGTCCTTCCGCGCGGACAGGCCGGGCCGGTCGTCGAGTGCGCCGCCTGCCACACCCACTTCGGCACCGAAGTGCTCGACCATCCGACGACGAGCCGCTTCTCCGCGATGCTGCGCGACGCCGTTCACACGGTCGCCCTCGCGGTCCTCGCGGCGGGTGGAGCATCCTCCCATACTGCCGTGGACACCGCCGTCGCCGCGGTGCGCGCGGCCGGATTCGCCGAGTGCACCGGCACGCAGCTCACCGACCTGGTGGAGGCCCTGGAGGCCGACACGGGCCGCTTCCTGCCGGATGTCGGCGGCGGGGGCGCGGCGCTGGCGATCGAACTCCACGAGGCGCTGGAGCCGCTCTCCCCGCATCTGGCCGCGTCCGGGCGCGAGGCGATCCTGCTCCAGGGGGCCCGGATCGCACTCGCGGACGGCGCCTACAGTCCCGCCGAGCGGGACGTACTGAGCACCGTCGGTAACGCGCTGGCGCTGTGCGCCGACGACACGGCACGGCTGCTCGCCAGCGCGAGGACGCTGCTGTAG
- a CDS encoding protealysin inhibitor emfourin has translation MRIRVRRTGGFAGIERQAEVDTSDLPDAGDWHGLAAAVLEEGDDEGRGVPDGFRYEITVDGRTVRCGDPRLTPAQRSLITRVLKEGA, from the coding sequence ATGCGGATTCGAGTGCGGCGCACGGGTGGCTTCGCGGGGATCGAACGGCAGGCCGAGGTGGACACCTCGGACCTGCCGGACGCCGGGGACTGGCACGGCCTGGCGGCCGCGGTCCTGGAAGAGGGTGACGACGAGGGACGAGGGGTACCGGACGGCTTCCGGTACGAGATCACCGTGGACGGTCGGACGGTCCGCTGCGGCGACCCGCGTCTGACCCCGGCCCAGCGGTCGCTGATCACACGCGTGCTGAAGGAGGGCGCCTGA
- a CDS encoding WxL protein peptidoglycan domain-containing protein, which yields MRKLSALVLAAASLLLGAHSASAADNGEWAVYPVASELGSRPYFYLSADPGTTVTDQVTVANRTDAPRTFLIYGADAYNTERDGGFAVRGREEKQTGAGAWITPDRTRVTVSPHTSVTVPYTLAVPSDAEPGDHPGAVVALDERVEGGGSGAVAVGVRRAVAARVYLRVDGPAVPALGVEDVTLSQDRPLVPGTGESSAVVSYTLHNRGNVTLRPKVALRAEGLLGRTLLDRELTRVPSELLPRQKIRLTARWAGSPQFDWGDVTLTATAENVRESGRVSFLALPWSAVAVVVLGAVTGLAGLRVRRRRAAAGR from the coding sequence GTGCGCAAGCTGTCCGCCCTCGTCCTCGCCGCCGCCTCGCTGCTGCTCGGAGCGCACTCGGCGTCCGCCGCCGACAACGGCGAGTGGGCCGTCTATCCGGTGGCCTCCGAACTCGGCAGCCGCCCCTACTTCTACCTGTCCGCCGATCCCGGCACGACCGTGACGGACCAGGTCACCGTCGCCAACCGGACGGACGCCCCCCGCACCTTCCTGATCTACGGAGCCGACGCCTACAACACCGAGCGGGACGGCGGCTTCGCCGTCCGCGGACGCGAGGAGAAGCAGACCGGCGCCGGCGCCTGGATCACCCCGGACCGCACGCGGGTGACCGTGTCCCCGCACACCTCCGTGACCGTGCCGTACACCCTCGCCGTCCCCTCCGACGCCGAACCCGGAGACCACCCCGGCGCCGTCGTCGCCCTCGACGAGCGAGTGGAGGGCGGCGGGTCCGGCGCCGTCGCCGTCGGCGTGCGGCGGGCCGTCGCGGCGCGGGTCTACCTCCGGGTCGACGGGCCGGCCGTGCCCGCCCTGGGCGTCGAGGACGTCACCCTCTCCCAGGACCGCCCGCTCGTACCCGGCACCGGCGAGAGCAGCGCCGTCGTCTCGTACACCCTGCACAACCGCGGCAACGTCACGCTCCGTCCGAAGGTCGCCCTCCGGGCGGAGGGGCTCCTCGGCCGGACGCTCCTCGACCGCGAGCTCACGCGGGTACCTTCCGAGCTGCTGCCCCGGCAGAAGATCAGGCTCACCGCGCGCTGGGCGGGGTCGCCGCAGTTCGACTGGGGTGACGTGACCCTGACGGCGACGGCCGAGAACGTACGGGAGTCCGGCCGGGTGTCCTTCCTCGCGCTGCCGTGGTCGGCCGTCGCGGTCGTGGTCCTCGGGGCGGTCACGGGTCTGGCGGGGCTCCGGGTGCGGCGTCGCAGGGCCGCCGCGGGGCGCTGA